The DNA segment AAAGCCGAACCACCAGACCGCGCCGTAGGCGAGCGAGATGACGGCCGCGCCGATGATGCGCCGGCCGATCGGGTCGGGGCGTGCCCTGCGCGTTGCTCCGTCTTCGCTCATGTCGTGCCCCCGCTGCCCCAGCCTCGCCGACCCCCCACTGCCTCGCTGCCGTTACTCGCCGGCGAGCGCTCGCTCGACCCCCTCGACGATGCAGTGCAGGATGAGCATGTGCAGTTCCTGAATGCGGTCGCTGGTGTCGCCGGGGACGATCCATTCGAGGTCGCACCGGGCGCGGAGCCGCCCGCCGTCGCCCCCGAGCAGGGCGACGGTGACGATGCCGCGCTCGCGTGCGGCCTCGACCGCCCGCACGACGTTCTCGGAGTTGCCGCTGGTGCTGAGCGCGAAGAGGACGTCGCCCTCGCGCCCGAGGGCCTCGACCCAGCGGCTGAAGACCCGCTCGTAGCCGTAGTCGTTCGCGGTGCAGGTGATGTGGCCGGGGTCGGTGCAGGCGATCGCGGGAAGGGCGGGGCGGTCGTGGCGGAAGCGGCCTGTGAGTTCCTCGCAGAAGTGCATGGCGTCGCAGGCCGAGCCTCCGTTGCCGCAAGCGAGCACCTTGCCCCCCGCGCCGAACCGCTCGGCGACGAGGGCGGCGGCCCGGGCGATGCGCTCGACGGCATCGGCGTCGGCGAGAAGCCGGTCAAGGGCGTCGCGGGCCTGGAGGAGCGATCGACGCATAGGGGGAGTGTACGGCGGGATCGTTGTTCTCACCCTTCAGAGCGAGGCTCGTTCCAGCCTCACCTGCGAGGGTGGTACTTGCGGTGGACGTCCTTGAGGTGGAAGCGGTCGACGTGGGTGTAGACCTGGGTGGTGGCGACATCGGCGTGGCCGAGGAGTTCCTGCACGGTGCGCAGGTCCGCGCCGCCCGCGAGCAGGTGGGTGGCGAAACTGTGGCGCAGGACGTGCGGATGGACGCCCTCCAGCCCCGCGGCCCGGGCGTGGCGGGTCACGATCTGCCAGACGGCGACGCGTTCGAGCGGGCGACCGGTGCGCGACAGGAAGACGCGGCCGAGGTCGCGCCCGTCCTCACGCACGAGGCGCGGGCGGCAGTCGGCGAGGTAGCGGTCGAGGGCGTCGCGGGCAGGCACGCCCATGGGCACGAGGCGCTGCTTGTCGCCCTTGCCTGTAACGCGGAGGACGCCGAGGTCGCGGACGAGGTCCGCGAGGGCGAGCGTTCCGACCTCGCTGGCGCGCAGGCCGCTGGCGTACAGGAGTTCGAGGATCGCCCGGTCGCGGATCCAGAGGGGGGGAGCGTCGTCCGGCGCGTCCGGGTCGGGGCGCGGGGCTGCGAGCAGGGCGCGCACCTGCTTCGGCGAGAGGACGCTGGGCAGGCGCTTCCAGCGCGTCGGCTGGTCGAGGTAGTCGGCGGGGTTCTCGGGGATGCGGCCCTGGGCGTGCAGCCAGCGGAAAAGCACCTTGATGGTCGCCAGGTGGCGGGCGACGGAAGAGGCCGCGAGGCTGCGGTCGCTGCTGAGCGAGGCGACGTGGGCGACGAGGGCGCGGGGCGTTACGTCGTCGGGCTTCTGAACGCCCGCACGGCGGAGGTCGTCGAGCAGGTCGCGCAGGTCGCGGCCGTAGGCCTCGAGGGTGTTCGCGCTCAGGCCGCACTCGACGCGGAGGTAGGCGAGGAATGTGTCGCGCGTGCGCCGGAGAGCCGGGGGGAGGGTGTCGGTGGCTGGCTTGGTGCGCACGGGCATCGGTGCTGAAGGATCGGCGCGCCGGAGCGTGCGGGGCGAGAGGTTGGACGGAGCGAGAGGGGGAGTGGCCCAGGCGGGACGCCTGTGCCTTGAGCGTCATTCACCAAGGAATGCGGTAATCCGTCGAAGGCATGCGACCGAGTCACGCATCCCCCGACCAACCGTCTACCAAGAGCACCCGGCCTCGATGCGTCTCCAGTGGCACAACTGCGCTTCGGTGGTACCAACTGGTTCGGCCGATCCACCCAAACATGCTCCTACCGATGATCGGGGATGAGGCGCGTTGCCTGCTTGACCCCCCATTGGTACTCTGGGGTCATGATCGCGGATCGAGTCCGAGCCTTGCAGCGGGAACGTACTGGCCCTTCCCGTTTGGTTAGGGGGGGGGGCGCTCTGTTGCGACCTGCTTGTCGGCGCGGTCTTCGTGCTTGCCGGAGTGCTGAAGTGGCTGCATCCTGCGCCTGCGAAGCACTTTGTTGAGCAGTTGACTTCGA comes from the Synechococcales cyanobacterium CNB genome and includes:
- a CDS encoding DoxX family membrane protein, which gives rise to MESEPCSGNVLALPVWLGGGALCCDLLVGAVFVLAGVLKWLHPAPAKHFVEQLTSMQLPTVGVITVGLFEWVLGLLLLAGR
- a CDS encoding tyrosine recombinase, producing MPVRTKPATDTLPPALRRTRDTFLAYLRVECGLSANTLEAYGRDLRDLLDDLRRAGVQKPDDVTPRALVAHVASLSSDRSLAASSVARHLATIKVLFRWLHAQGRIPENPADYLDQPTRWKRLPSVLSPKQVRALLAAPRPDPDAPDDAPPLWIRDRAILELLYASGLRASEVGTLALADLVRDLGVLRVTGKGDKQRLVPMGVPARDALDRYLADCRPRLVREDGRDLGRVFLSRTGRPLERVAVWQIVTRHARAAGLEGVHPHVLRHSFATHLLAGGADLRTVQELLGHADVATTQVYTHVDRFHLKDVHRKYHPRR
- the gmhA gene encoding D-sedoheptulose 7-phosphate isomerase, yielding MRRSLLQARDALDRLLADADAVERIARAAALVAERFGAGGKVLACGNGGSACDAMHFCEELTGRFRHDRPALPAIACTDPGHITCTANDYGYERVFSRWVEALGREGDVLFALSTSGNSENVVRAVEAARERGIVTVALLGGDGGRLRARCDLEWIVPGDTSDRIQELHMLILHCIVEGVERALAGE